CTGCCCTGTCACTGTTGCTGACGCTACCAGGGGCCAGTCCCGCTGTCGCTCGCGACGCGTCGGCGTCACTGCCGGGCATCAAGATGCCGCATGTGCCGATGCCCAAGGTGCGCCTGCCGCGCCTGACGAAACGCAACGGCTCCAGCGAGGCGGTCGTGCAGACCAAGCGACGTCTCAAGGCGCTGGTGGGGGACCAGGAGGCGTGGTACTCGGACCATGGCAGCTACGGCGCGAATGCGAATACCATGGCGCGAAACGCCACGCGAACGGATTCGTCGTTCGACAAGGTGCAGATTCAGGTGTTGTACGCAGGCAAGAAAGGCTGGACGGCCATGGCGTCGCACCCCGATGCACCGGGTAAGAGCTGCGTGATCTACGTGGGCTACCGCAACGCGCTCCCGATGATCCCCCGTACGCGAGCGGACGCCCTGGATGCATCGGCCGAGGCGCAACCGGCCTGTGATCGCTGATCGCTCGGCATAGTCGAACAAACGCACAACGCCCCGCCGACGAATCGGCGGGGCGTTGTGCGTTTGGTTATCCACCTAGTGGAGGTGGGGGAATCGAACCCCTGTCCGAGACTAGATCGACCTCAGCGTCTACGTGCGTATCCTATTGATTGAGGTCTCCGTTCACTGGCCAACAGGAAGCCCATGAACGAACAAGTCTACAGTTGTTTCGCCCGACGGCGGCAGACGCACCGCCAGACTAGCCCAGATTTGCGATACTCACGTGCCGCCCCGGGCGGGCTGCCTCGTGAGCACTGCCGGGTAACCCGAAGGTTACGCGGCGAGCGCCAGGTTGTTGTTGGCGATTGTGATTTTCCCGAGTGTTTTACCAGGTGCTCGAGGACCTGGGCACGCAACCAAAGCTTCACCAACCCCGTCGAAGCCAGTCACCCCCGAACGGCACCCTAAAGATAGCTGCAGTCAGGGCTCGGCAACAGCCGTTGGGGCGATTCCAGGTACCGCGTGAAGATGCCCTCGACTTCCGAGAAGTCCCGGACCTGATGCAGCAACTTGCGCAGTTCGGCGGAACCCGGAAGGCCCTTCACGTACCATCCCAGATGTTTGCGGAATTCCAGCGCCGCGCCGAGGGGATCGATTTCGTACTCCTGCACCATCCGTGCATGGGCGAGTGCGAGCGCAAATCGTTCGTGAACATCCGGCGTCTCCGGCAACGGCAATCCGTCAAGCAAGGCGCGCGTGTGTCGAAAGACCCACGGCTGGCCAAACGATCCTCGGCCGATCATGATGCCATCGCATCGGGTATGCTCGTACATCCGGAACGCGTCATTGGCCGTCTTGATATCACCGTTGCCAAGGACCGGGATGTCGAGCGCGGCGACCACAGCGGCGATCTCGTCCCAGCTGGCAAGACCCGAGTACATCTGCGTTCGTGTGCGCGCATGCAGGGCCAACACCCGCGCGCCGGCGTCCTGACATCGCAGCGCAATCCCCACCGGGTCCCGCATCTCTTCATTCCAACCGCTGC
This genomic window from Gemmatimonadaceae bacterium contains:
- the dusB gene encoding tRNA dihydrouridine synthase DusB; translated protein: MAGVSESPFRRLCHQHGADVVVTEFLSAEGIRRENPATVSKLRFAEEERPIGVQIFGAEPDAMADAAAMVTDLFEPDFVDINFGCPVKKVVRRNGGSGCLRDLDLVQTIIRAVSRATHLPVTCKIRSGWNEEMRDPVGIALRCQDAGARVLALHARTRTQMYSGLASWDEIAAVVAALDIPVLGNGDIKTANDAFRMYEHTRCDGIMIGRGSFGQPWVFRHTRALLDGLPLPETPDVHERFALALAHARMVQEYEIDPLGAALEFRKHLGWYVKGLPGSAELRKLLHQVRDFSEVEGIFTRYLESPQRLLPSPDCSYL